A genomic window from Treponema maltophilum ATCC 51939 includes:
- a CDS encoding PadR family transcriptional regulator, with protein MKTSLTEELILGILSEHSEHGYNIEKIIETRGMRKWTDIGFSSIYYVLDKLEKKGLASGKNANGKEKKEYSITEFGLNVLREKTKKRIEERMPANTHLMTGLANSTVLDGVEVADSLLKRKIRLERDLINLKEKAKEKNTAARSAARLFGLSERLILAELEWLNEEMGEVKK; from the coding sequence ATGAAAACATCATTAACGGAAGAATTGATATTAGGGATTCTTTCAGAGCATTCGGAGCATGGATACAATATTGAAAAAATCATTGAAACACGAGGTATGAGAAAGTGGACGGACATAGGTTTTTCATCAATATATTATGTGCTTGATAAGCTTGAAAAGAAAGGCTTGGCTTCCGGTAAAAATGCTAATGGAAAGGAGAAAAAAGAGTATTCGATAACGGAATTCGGCTTAAATGTCCTGAGAGAAAAAACAAAAAAACGCATTGAAGAACGGATGCCGGCAAATACGCATCTTATGACAGGTCTGGCAAATAGTACCGTATTAGATGGTGTTGAAGTTGCGGATTCATTACTCAAAAGGAAAATTCGGTTAGAACGGGATTTAATAAATCTTAAAGAGAAAGCAAAGGAAAAAAACACGGCTGCTCGTTCCGCCGCACGATTGTTCGGCTTAAGCGAAAGGCTGATTTTGGCAGAACTTGAATGGTTAAATGAAGAAATGGGAGAAGTGAAAAAATGA
- a CDS encoding BtrH N-terminal domain-containing protein, translating to MKLDIKPFIGQHCESTATGTLLNQLGIELSEPMIFGLGEGLGFIIWNMKTMDFPFIGGRIKQDLLTQNIAKNLNLKLTVNETSSKKKAWEEVKKLLDKGQAVGLKLDCYHLEYFSNPIHFAGHYVAIIGYDDEKAILVDTAQQGTVTSTSLKSLESARSEKGAMASKNLYYTIDKEKNIPALKDAVTVAIKNNAQIYLNPPIKNLAYKGIEKTSDIIIKWYDDSKNVQEEFGTTAMLMERAGTGGSIFRNIYRDFLKEAYELTGDKIIERGYLKFIRIASDWAEIISILEKISETQERSYVLEVSKRLKNIAREEKEAMELLYFPAI from the coding sequence ATGAAATTGGATATTAAGCCTTTTATAGGACAGCATTGCGAGTCCACCGCAACAGGAACTCTCTTAAATCAGCTTGGAATTGAACTGAGTGAACCGATGATCTTCGGGTTAGGTGAGGGCTTGGGTTTTATCATATGGAATATGAAGACTATGGATTTTCCGTTTATCGGGGGCCGCATTAAACAGGATTTGTTGACACAAAATATCGCCAAAAACTTGAATTTGAAATTAACTGTGAACGAAACATCTTCAAAGAAAAAAGCATGGGAAGAAGTGAAAAAATTATTGGATAAGGGTCAGGCGGTAGGACTTAAACTCGATTGCTATCATCTTGAATATTTTTCAAATCCGATCCATTTTGCGGGACACTATGTTGCAATCATCGGCTATGATGACGAAAAAGCAATCTTGGTTGATACGGCTCAGCAAGGAACGGTTACGAGTACGTCGCTTAAAAGTTTGGAATCCGCGCGCAGTGAAAAAGGTGCGATGGCTTCAAAGAATCTGTATTATACCATCGACAAAGAAAAAAACATTCCCGCACTTAAAGACGCCGTAACGGTTGCAATAAAAAACAATGCTCAAATATATCTTAATCCGCCGATTAAAAATTTAGCATACAAAGGCATAGAAAAAACGAGCGATATCATTATCAAATGGTACGACGATTCAAAGAATGTTCAAGAAGAATTCGGTACTACTGCGATGTTGATGGAACGAGCCGGAACAGGGGGGTCTATTTTCAGAAACATATACAGAGACTTTTTGAAAGAAGCTTATGAACTGACGGGGGACAAAATCATTGAGCGGGGCTATTTAAAATTCATCCGAATTGCATCGGATTGGGCGGAGATAATTTCCATCCTTGAGAAAATATCCGAAACGCAAGAAAGAAGCTATGTTTTGGAAGTTTCAAAAAGATTAAAAAATATTGCGCGGGAAGAAAAAGAAGCGATGGAATTACTTTATTTTCCCGCGATTTGA
- a CDS encoding formylglycine-generating enzyme family protein encodes MNLTEYIKENMAVIPEGNELIRDFVDPIKWLSSDYKMSIPGTNKEKIVRQKSVSVQSFLLLKTPVTNELYHFVMETDCDIQRKAFPVVNVSWIDAIKFCNKLSEKLGLEKSYVWNPVSEYITVDDSKNGFRLPTDAQWQYACRGNSKGYRYGDINEIAWFKENSGGQSHEVKMKKENDFGLFDMIGNVWEWCFDLYDEERYRNYRIFRGGSFASEERACGATSRKKTFPEFRIDDLGFRIAKNNSAGME; translated from the coding sequence ATGAATTTAACCGAATATATAAAAGAAAATATGGCGGTAATTCCTGAAGGGAATGAGTTAATCAGGGATTTTGTCGATCCGATTAAGTGGCTGAGTTCGGATTATAAAATGTCCATTCCCGGAACAAATAAAGAAAAAATTGTTAGACAAAAATCAGTGTCCGTTCAATCATTTTTATTGCTTAAAACCCCCGTAACCAATGAACTGTACCATTTTGTAATGGAGACTGACTGTGATATTCAAAGAAAAGCTTTTCCTGTGGTAAATGTAAGTTGGATAGATGCTATCAAATTTTGTAATAAACTTTCCGAAAAGCTCGGATTGGAAAAATCTTATGTGTGGAACCCTGTTTCGGAATATATCACGGTTGATGATTCAAAAAACGGATTTCGGCTGCCGACAGATGCACAATGGCAATATGCATGCAGAGGAAACTCGAAAGGATATCGATACGGCGATATCAATGAAATTGCATGGTTCAAAGAAAATTCGGGCGGACAATCCCATGAAGTGAAGATGAAGAAGGAAAATGACTTCGGGCTTTTCGATATGATCGGCAATGTCTGGGAGTGGTGTTTTGATTTATACGACGAAGAGCGATACAGGAACTATCGTATTTTCAGAGGCGGGAGCTTTGCAAGCGAAGAAAGAGCCTGCGGTGCTACTTCAAGAAAGAAGACTTTCCCGGAATTCAGAATCGATGATTTGGGGTTTAGAATCGCAAAAAACAATTCGGCGGGAATGGAGTGA